A portion of the Shewanella sp. SNU WT4 genome contains these proteins:
- a CDS encoding alkaline phosphatase D family protein — MLRHSDRSHISLWLVTSKPLAQLTLSLDNAPYLLDSSHIEATRLGRHAWQYLIHWRSDQLLALDRAIEYHLRDSLHGDLFAGIDNLTYDHCRSPSLYLRPRLEQVIHGSCRQPHHHSNDALVAADETLAQGAQALPSQRPDILIMSGDQVYVDDIAGPMLVAIAKVIKMLGLPQESFTGAAIANSQALSYDASALYGRHKNLLPTTNYAGITSVSRWYRNHPIFTSSMAENHLVSLAEVTALYLLIWSPELWKLLDIPHQLPDLSPANQSRWQQQWQQLLVFKAGLSQVRRLLAHVPVYMIFDDHDITDDWNLTAKWEQAAYDHDFSRRIIGNALIGYSLFQCLGNCPERFSRELKFVSTWLNNVDYEALPPMLGAEQDNIIHQLLAYNAWGYELNTQPKVVVLDTRTQRWHRESNLAKPSGLMDWEALSQLQMSILDQRQVILVSPAPMFGVKLIEVIQKTVTAIGGSLLVDAENWMAHPGTANTLLSIFRHRRTPEEFVILSGDVHYSFAYDIHIRFRQHGPHIHQITASGFKNQFPEKLLPWFDKCNRWLFGYASPLNWLTRRKRMVIRSLRPNHSKQRRLVNKSGFGRVYFDDKGAPISIQVVHSDLSVSEFYSPMARSNKPANAAK, encoded by the coding sequence ATGCTTAGGCATAGCGATCGCAGCCATATAAGTTTATGGCTAGTCACTTCCAAGCCCTTAGCGCAATTAACTTTAAGCCTTGATAATGCACCCTATTTGCTAGATAGCAGCCACATTGAGGCCACGCGCTTAGGCAGGCACGCTTGGCAATATTTGATCCATTGGCGCAGCGATCAGCTGCTAGCTTTGGATCGCGCTATTGAATATCACTTGCGTGATAGCTTGCATGGCGATCTTTTTGCTGGCATAGACAATCTGACTTACGACCACTGCCGCTCACCGTCCCTGTATTTACGGCCACGCTTAGAGCAAGTGATCCATGGATCTTGCCGTCAGCCTCATCATCACAGTAACGATGCCTTAGTGGCCGCCGATGAAACCTTGGCGCAAGGCGCGCAAGCTTTGCCATCACAGCGCCCTGATATTTTGATCATGAGCGGCGATCAAGTGTATGTCGATGATATTGCGGGGCCCATGTTAGTTGCGATCGCCAAAGTCATTAAGATGCTGGGCTTACCGCAAGAAAGCTTTACTGGCGCTGCGATCGCAAACAGCCAAGCGCTTAGTTATGATGCTAGCGCGCTTTATGGTCGCCATAAAAATCTCTTACCCACCACCAATTATGCTGGGATCACAAGTGTTAGCCGCTGGTATCGCAATCATCCCATTTTCACCTCGTCCATGGCCGAAAACCATCTGGTAAGCCTTGCGGAAGTCACCGCCTTATATCTGCTGATATGGTCGCCAGAGCTTTGGAAACTCCTTGATATCCCGCATCAATTACCCGATTTATCACCAGCCAATCAAAGCCGCTGGCAACAGCAATGGCAGCAACTGTTAGTATTTAAGGCAGGCCTAAGTCAGGTGAGGCGCTTATTAGCTCATGTCCCCGTGTATATGATTTTTGATGATCATGACATTACCGATGATTGGAATCTCACGGCCAAATGGGAGCAAGCGGCCTATGATCATGATTTTTCAAGGCGAATTATTGGCAATGCCTTGATTGGCTACAGCCTATTTCAATGCTTAGGTAATTGCCCAGAGCGCTTTAGTCGCGAGCTTAAATTCGTGAGCACTTGGCTGAATAATGTCGATTATGAGGCGCTGCCGCCCATGCTTGGGGCTGAGCAAGATAACATCATCCATCAGTTATTAGCTTATAACGCTTGGGGCTATGAGCTCAACACTCAGCCAAAAGTCGTGGTACTTGATACCCGCACCCAGCGCTGGCATAGAGAGTCTAACTTAGCTAAGCCCTCAGGTTTAATGGACTGGGAAGCCTTAAGTCAGTTACAGATGAGTATTTTAGATCAAAGGCAAGTGATCTTAGTGTCACCCGCCCCCATGTTTGGGGTAAAACTAATTGAGGTTATCCAAAAAACAGTCACAGCCATTGGCGGCTCCTTATTAGTGGACGCTGAAAACTGGATGGCGCATCCCGGCACTGCCAATACGCTACTGAGTATTTTTCGCCATAGACGCACGCCTGAAGAGTTTGTGATTTTATCTGGCGATGTTCACTACTCCTTTGCCTACGATATCCATATTCGCTTTCGCCAACACGGCCCGCACATACATCAAATCACCGCCAGTGGTTTTAAAAATCAATTCCCAGAAAAATTGCTACCTTGGTTTGATAAGTGTAATCGCTGGCTATTTGGTTACGCCTCGCCGCTTAATTGGCTCACGCGGCGTAAACGCATGGTGATTCGCAGCCTAAGGCCAAACCACAGTAAGCAGCGACGTTTAGTCAATAAAAGTGGCTTTGGCCGAGTTTATTTTGATGACAAGGGCGCGCCAATCTCGATTCAAGTGGTGCATAGCGATCTCAGTGTTAGCGAGTTTTACTCGCCTATGGCGCGTTCAAATAAGCCTGCTAATGCTGCCAAGTAA
- a CDS encoding pseudouridine synthase, with the protein MMTSARAAQASYLVLPQHPDPSVTVLAYLCERFPHIEGAIWRDRMSQGLVTWQDGSLIDPTSQYRSCARVYYFREVVAETKIPFKVEILYQDAEIVIAYKPHFLPVTPSGNYVNECLVHRLRIATGIDTLVPAHRLDRETAGIVLLSANPDTRHQYHDLFKSKTINKQYHAIAKLTAELIEQYQVGQLRLPVAWTIENRLKPADPSFLMQVVAGDANTHSEIRLVAVKGNLGLFELSPITGKTHQLRVHMLSLGMPLLNDRFYPELQPKGPDDFERPLQLLARELSFCDPITHIDHHWQVPGLELERWLS; encoded by the coding sequence ATTATGACCTCTGCCCGAGCTGCCCAAGCCTCTTATCTGGTATTACCGCAACACCCTGATCCAAGCGTGACTGTGCTGGCTTACTTGTGTGAGCGTTTCCCCCATATAGAGGGCGCTATTTGGCGCGATCGCATGAGCCAAGGCTTAGTCACTTGGCAAGATGGCAGCTTAATCGATCCCACAAGCCAATATAGATCGTGCGCGCGAGTGTATTATTTCCGTGAAGTCGTGGCTGAAACTAAGATCCCTTTTAAGGTTGAGATCTTGTATCAAGATGCTGAGATAGTGATTGCCTATAAGCCGCACTTTTTACCTGTGACTCCAAGTGGAAATTATGTCAACGAATGCCTAGTGCATCGCTTACGAATAGCCACAGGCATTGATACCTTAGTGCCAGCCCATCGCCTCGATCGCGAAACCGCCGGCATAGTGTTACTGAGCGCCAACCCTGACACGCGCCATCAATATCATGACTTGTTTAAGTCAAAAACCATTAATAAACAGTATCATGCCATAGCTAAGTTAACCGCGGAATTGATTGAGCAATATCAGGTCGGGCAATTACGCCTGCCTGTGGCGTGGACCATTGAAAATCGGCTTAAACCTGCCGATCCCAGCTTTTTAATGCAAGTGGTCGCGGGGGATGCCAATACCCATTCTGAGATCCGCTTAGTGGCCGTTAAAGGTAACCTTGGCCTGTTTGAATTAAGCCCTATTACCGGTAAAACTCATCAGTTACGAGTGCATATGCTAAGCCTTGGTATGCCGCTATTAAACGATCGTTTTTATCCTGAGTTGCAACCTAAAGGCCCAGATGATTTTGAGCGGCCATTACAGTTATTGGCCCGCGAGTTAAGCTTTTGCGATCCTATTACTCATATAGATCATCACTGGCAAGTGCCAGGGCTTGAACTTGAGCGCTGGCTTAGCTAG